The following coding sequences are from one Triticum aestivum cultivar Chinese Spring chromosome 5A, IWGSC CS RefSeq v2.1, whole genome shotgun sequence window:
- the LOC123103459 gene encoding two pore potassium channel c, with amino-acid sequence MDTEPLLPTTAPQPLHPLPEHATLSNFDLAPPSSPCPSPASSYKDRLIFGPHDPPPPPPPPPPPQSARHYRRISVPHPDPFRDYDHPSCSSSPPSNEDGQPQPTTPSLFNLISGRTNLHRSRTAPAMAPLSAAVLAASAQADHQNPPPPPRRPAIVLHAFLFLLAYLALGVSFYAAFPANFTSSAGPTHPVVDALYFCIVTLCTIGYGDITPASPAAKLFAISFVLIGFGFVDILLSGMVSYVLDLQEHLLITAIKNPRSARKHRHNYIFDIKKGRMRVRMKVALALGVVAICVGIGATVLRKVENMGWLDAVYLAVMSVTTVGYGDHAFRTLQGRLFASGWLLVSTLAVARAFLYLAEMRIDKRHRAMANWVLSRDMTVSEFLAADIDNNGYVTKSEFVIYKLKEMGKISDKDIKMIVEQFQRLDSGNCGKITLSDLLQSHHLGHEPRDMKRGKNS; translated from the exons ATGGACACGGAGCCGCTGCTCCCCACCACGGCGCCGCAGCCGCTCCACCCGCTGCCGGAGCACGCGACGCTCTCCAACTTCGACCTCGCGCCGCCCTCCTCGCCCTGCCCCTCCCCGGCCTCCTCCTACAAGGACCGCCTCATCTTCGGGCCCcacgacccgccgccgccgccgccgccccctcccccgccgCAGTCCGCGCGCCACTACCGCCGCATCTCCGTCCCCCACCCCGACCCGTTCCGCGACTACGACCACCCGTcctgctcctcctccccacccTCCAACGAGGACGGCCAGCCCCAGCCCACCACGCCCTCGCTCTTCAATTTAATCAGCGGCCGCACCAACCTCCACCGCTCCCGCACCGCGCCTGCCATGGCGCCGCTCAGCGCCGCTGTCCTCGCCGCCTCCGCCCAGGCCGACCACCAGaacccgcccccgccgccgcggagGCCGGCCATCGTGCTGCACGCCTTCCTCTTCCTGCTCGCCTACCTCGCCCTCGGCGTCTCCTTCTACGCCGCCTTCCCGGCCAACTTCACCTCCTCCGCCGGGCCCACCCACCCCGTCGTCGACGCCCTCTACTTCTGTATCGTCACGCTCTGCACAATTGGCTACGGGGACATCACCCCGGCCAGCCCTGCCGCCAAGCTCTTCGCCATATCCTTCGTCCTCATCGGCTTCGGCTTCGTCGACATCCTCCTCTCTGGCATGGTGTCCTATGTGCTCGACCTCCAAGAGCACCTCCTCATCACCGCCATCAAGAACCCCCGCTCTGCACGCAAGCACCGGCACAACTACATCTTCGACATCAAGAAGGGCCGAATGCGCGTGCGCATGAAGGTCGCCCTCGCGCTTGGTGTGGTGGCCATCTGCGTCGGCATTGGGGCCACTGTGCTCAGGAAGGTGGAGAACATGGGCTGGCTCGATGCCGTGTACCTTGCAGTGATGTCGGTGACCACGGTCGGATACGGCGATCACGCGTTCCGGACACTGCAGGGCCGCCTTTTTGCCTCTGGGTGGCTCCTCGTGTCCACACTAGCCGTGGCACGGGCATTCCTCTACTTGGCAGAGATGAGGATCGACAAGAGGCACCGTGCCATGGCCAACTGGGTGCTGTCCAGAGACATGACCGTGTCAGAGTTTCTCGCTGCAGATATCGACAACAATGGCTATGTCAC GAAATCGGAATTTGTGATTTACAAGCTGAAAGAGATGGGGAAGATTTCGGATAAGGACATCAAGATGATCGTGGAGCAGTTCCAGAGGCTGGACTCTGGAAACTGTGGAAAGATCACGCTCTCGGATCTCCTGCAGAGTCACCACCTGGGCCATGAACCGAGGGACATGAAAAGGGGGAAGAATTCATGA